Proteins from a single region of Urocitellus parryii isolate mUroPar1 chromosome 4, mUroPar1.hap1, whole genome shotgun sequence:
- the LOC113176071 gene encoding olfactory receptor 5AL1-like, with product MAKHNHSAVTEFILLGLTDDPEFQVIVFVILLIIYLVSIISNLGLIVLIQFSSQLQSPMYFFLSHLAFVDFCYTSSVTPNALANCLCEIKSISLYACAAQVCLFVTFSVCEVFLLSAMAYDRYVAICNPLRYIILMPRKLCFQIVTSIYIYGFIMGLTQTVSTFILSFCDSNVVNQFFCDDIPLIPLACSDTQVKELMLLTMAGFNVCFSLLIVLVSYVFIVSAILKKHSAKGRHKVFSTCASHLSSITMYYGTIIFMYLQPKSNHSLNTDKFASVFYVVVIPMLNPLIYSLRNKEVKNSVKRIIHKVHWSSHK from the coding sequence ATGGCCAAACACAATCATTCAGCAGTGACTGAGTTCATCCTCCTGGGACTTACAGACGATCCTGAGTTTCAGGTCATTGTTTTTGTGATCCTTCTCATCATCTATTTAGTGAGTATCATAAGTAATCTTGGATTGATTGTTCTAATCCAATTCAGTTCTCAGCTTCAATcacccatgtactttttcctcagCCATCTggcttttgttgatttttgttataCCTCCTCTGTGACCCCAAATGCCCTGGCTAATTGTTTATGTGAAATTAAAAGCATATCCCTTTATGCCTGTGCCGCTCAAGTGTGTTTGTTTGTAACATTTTCAGTGTGTGAAGTTTTCCTGCTCTCTGCCATGGCCTATGATAGATATGTGGCTATCTGTAATCCCTTGCGCTATATAATTCTCATGCCTAGGAAACTCTGTTTCCAAATAGTTactagcatatatatttatggattCATCATGGGACTTACACAGACAGTGAGCACAttcattttgtctttctgtgactcaAACGTGGTCAACCAGTTCTTCTGTGATGATATCCCCTTGATTCCACTGGCTTGTTCTGACACCCAAGTCAAGGAGTTGATGTTGCTGACCATGGCTGGTTTCAACGTGTGCTTCTCTCTGCTCATAGTTCTCGTCTCCTACGTGTTCATTGTGTCTGCAATCCTGAAGAAGCACTCAGCTAAAGGAAGACATAAGGTTTTTTCTACCTGTGCTTCTCACTTATCTTCAATTACCATGTACTATGGGACAATCATTTTTATGTACTTACAACCCAAATCTAACCATTCCCTGAATACAGACAAATTTGCTTCAGTTTTCTATGTAGTAGTGATCCCCATGCTGAATCCCTTGATTTACAGCTTAAGGAATAAGGAGGTAAAGAATTCTGTAAAGAGGATTATACATAAGGTTCATTGGAGTAGCCATAAATGA